The following are from one region of the Cytobacillus firmus genome:
- a CDS encoding 3D domain-containing protein gives MNIITKWMKRTVMTALFIGALLTTFHSISGVEARSIVQLQQNAEQADKDGNSNFEHTLKSVGVAFKFLKQAVSLEPKISASEAVAIEQAPTLEESIDWSQYQKKQVIATGYTAFYESTGKNPDHPSFGITYSGVKVKRDLYSTVAADLNVFPIGTILFIPDYGYGVVADKGGAIKGNKLDLYYETVDDVYNNWGKKTLDVYIVEMGDGTLTEEDLKLLNENEAMQVFRQQYIKSEKK, from the coding sequence ATGAACATAATTACAAAATGGATGAAACGTACAGTAATGACTGCCTTATTTATAGGTGCATTATTGACAACTTTCCATTCGATTTCCGGGGTAGAAGCAAGATCAATTGTACAACTGCAGCAAAATGCTGAGCAAGCTGACAAAGATGGAAATTCAAATTTTGAACATACATTAAAATCGGTTGGAGTAGCATTTAAGTTTTTGAAGCAGGCCGTGAGCCTGGAACCGAAGATTTCTGCGAGTGAAGCTGTTGCAATTGAACAGGCGCCGACACTGGAGGAATCAATTGACTGGTCGCAGTATCAGAAAAAACAAGTAATTGCTACCGGATATACAGCTTTTTACGAGTCGACAGGAAAAAATCCCGATCATCCGTCCTTTGGCATTACATACTCAGGTGTTAAAGTTAAAAGGGACTTATACTCTACAGTCGCAGCAGATTTAAATGTTTTTCCGATTGGGACGATCCTGTTTATTCCTGATTACGGGTATGGTGTTGTAGCCGATAAAGGCGGTGCCATTAAGGGGAATAAATTGGATCTCTATTATGAAACGGTTGATGATGTTTATAATAATTGGGGAAAGAAAACGCTCGATGTTTACATCGTTGAAATGGGCGATGGAACCCTGACGGAAGAAGATTTAAAGTTACTGAATGAAAATGAAGCCATGCAGGTCTTCAGGCAGCAATATATTAAATCTGAGAAAAAATAA
- a CDS encoding MerR family transcriptional regulator → MNTSAAAKLLGVSPSTIQRWVKQLELRTERNELGHYLFTEEDISLLKQVQDQLNQGIILQDVTVKGKKTRKGTVHAEAAAAPAIEKIYLIISELEKRLNGKADDVVSYQLLQHRSEIEDLQKENARLLKRIEALEARTAVKTRDIPPDTLLVFDQEKPRKKLKKRNIFTMLFGF, encoded by the coding sequence ATGAATACAAGTGCTGCTGCCAAATTATTAGGGGTTTCACCAAGCACTATTCAGCGATGGGTTAAACAACTGGAGCTCCGGACGGAACGAAATGAATTGGGTCATTACTTATTTACGGAAGAAGACATTAGCCTGCTAAAACAGGTGCAGGATCAGCTTAATCAGGGGATTATATTGCAAGATGTTACTGTAAAGGGAAAAAAGACGAGAAAAGGTACGGTCCATGCAGAAGCAGCTGCCGCTCCGGCAATCGAGAAAATATATTTAATAATCAGCGAGCTTGAGAAGCGGCTGAACGGAAAAGCAGATGATGTGGTGTCTTATCAGCTGCTTCAGCACCGCAGCGAAATAGAGGATCTGCAGAAAGAAAATGCACGCCTGCTTAAACGAATTGAGGCTCTTGAAGCCAGGACAGCTGTTAAAACTCGGGACATCCCTCCTGATACCCTTCTGGTTTTTGATCAGGAGAAGCCCAGGAAGAAATTAAAAAAGAGAAATATTTTCACAATGCTGTTCGGATTTTAA
- a CDS encoding divergent PAP2 family protein yields MELLTNFPLWSALAAIFFAQFVKVPIQFIATRRVDWSLLTSTGGMPSSHSAAVTALSTGVALETGVDSAVFAVSAVFAIITMFDATGVRRQAGEQAIVLNQLVADFNKFVEEAKTWQKKAGQEKQKELKELLGHKPIEVLFGGMTGILLTLGLHYLFS; encoded by the coding sequence ATGGAATTATTGACAAATTTCCCTCTATGGTCTGCTTTGGCAGCCATCTTCTTTGCCCAATTTGTAAAAGTGCCCATTCAATTTATTGCCACACGAAGAGTGGATTGGTCCCTTTTAACCAGTACAGGCGGAATGCCAAGCTCACACTCAGCTGCAGTAACAGCCCTTTCAACCGGGGTGGCGCTTGAGACCGGAGTGGACTCTGCTGTTTTCGCTGTTTCTGCCGTTTTTGCCATTATCACTATGTTTGATGCTACGGGGGTGCGGCGTCAGGCCGGGGAACAGGCGATTGTATTAAACCAGCTTGTTGCCGACTTCAATAAATTCGTTGAAGAAGCAAAGACATGGCAGAAAAAAGCTGGCCAGGAAAAACAGAAAGAATTGAAGGAGCTGCTGGGACATAAGCCGATAGAAGTACTCTTTGGCGGCATGACTGGAATCTTATTAACTTTAGGGCTTCATTATTTATTTTCCTAA
- a CDS encoding phosphatase PAP2 family protein, giving the protein MDLRIFKAINRLSGRMPFMDFLMILLSNRARHLFLFVLACMWLAKGPSRTAAKKAAAASLIAIFVNRIIKTCYFRPRPFIKNRVGLLIPAKRDSSFPSKHTVVSFAASIVIFYGNRFIGRILLWVSACTGFARIWAGHHYPSDVIGGALIGGTIGWFTEKLSKPEIK; this is encoded by the coding sequence ATGGACTTGAGGATTTTCAAGGCAATCAACCGTTTATCCGGACGTATGCCATTTATGGATTTTTTAATGATTCTTTTATCAAATAGGGCAAGGCATCTATTTTTATTTGTACTGGCATGCATGTGGCTGGCCAAAGGACCTTCCAGAACCGCTGCAAAAAAAGCTGCTGCAGCTTCCCTGATTGCTATCTTTGTAAATAGGATTATAAAAACTTGTTATTTCAGGCCCCGTCCTTTCATAAAAAACAGGGTTGGCCTATTGATTCCAGCCAAAAGAGATTCAAGTTTTCCAAGCAAGCATACAGTGGTGTCGTTTGCTGCTTCCATCGTTATTTTTTACGGAAACCGATTTATAGGGCGCATTTTGCTGTGGGTTTCAGCATGCACAGGCTTCGCCCGGATCTGGGCAGGCCACCACTACCCTTCCGATGTTATTGGAGGTGCTCTTATTGGCGGAACAATAGGCTGGTTCACAGAAAAACTTTCAAAACCAGAAATAAAGTGA
- a CDS encoding leucyl aminopeptidase, with protein sequence MFSVKKEFDVSAEQECLIVGVFDKPARFEGILARADEHFEGHLTELVKSGDISAKKKSIAKIHTFGKIGAKRFITVGLGKEKEFSFEGLREALGKAFKEVKSSKLQNAGVCLDTFIGGKVDALDAAHALSEAFALSTYKFEDYKQKSNEPEKEIESIAVYCEAADEEDIKASLTVGYAHGKGTNSARTLVNLPGNMLTATDLANYSSELAWRYGFEVEILEKEDMLKLGMGALLAVNQGSAEPPKMIVLKYQGKEEWKDVIGLVGKGITFDTGGYSIKPKDGIVGMKSDMGGAAAVLGAMEVIGELKPEQNVVAVIPSTDNMVSGTAFKPDDVITSMSGKTIEVLNTDAEGRLALADAVTYAKHHGADCLVDVATLTGGVIVALGEETTGALTNNEEWFEQVLEASYEAGEPIWRLPLFEKDKERIRSSKIADLNNSPGRAGHAIMGGGFVGEFAEDTPWVHLDIAGTATTGKSHDLGPDGATGVMVRTLALLVERFETK encoded by the coding sequence ATGTTTTCTGTTAAGAAAGAATTTGACGTTTCAGCCGAACAGGAATGCCTGATTGTTGGTGTTTTTGATAAACCAGCCAGGTTTGAGGGAATACTTGCCCGTGCAGATGAACATTTTGAGGGCCATTTGACAGAGCTTGTGAAAAGCGGCGATATCTCTGCCAAGAAAAAATCCATTGCAAAAATACATACTTTTGGAAAAATTGGGGCCAAACGTTTTATTACAGTGGGTCTTGGAAAAGAAAAAGAATTCAGCTTTGAAGGTTTGCGTGAAGCTTTAGGAAAGGCATTCAAGGAAGTGAAATCGTCCAAGCTTCAAAATGCCGGTGTTTGTCTTGATACTTTTATTGGCGGAAAGGTAGATGCGCTGGATGCAGCACATGCACTAAGCGAGGCGTTTGCCCTTTCCACCTATAAGTTTGAAGATTATAAACAGAAATCAAATGAACCTGAAAAGGAAATTGAGAGTATTGCCGTTTATTGTGAAGCCGCAGATGAGGAAGATATAAAGGCTTCCCTTACAGTTGGATATGCCCACGGGAAAGGAACGAACTCAGCCCGCACATTAGTCAATCTGCCAGGCAATATGCTGACTGCCACCGATTTGGCAAATTACTCATCTGAACTGGCGTGGAGATACGGGTTTGAAGTGGAAATCCTGGAAAAAGAGGATATGCTTAAGCTTGGCATGGGTGCTCTTTTGGCGGTTAACCAGGGGTCGGCAGAGCCACCTAAGATGATTGTCTTAAAATATCAGGGCAAGGAAGAATGGAAGGATGTAATCGGCCTCGTCGGCAAAGGAATCACCTTCGATACAGGAGGCTATTCCATCAAGCCGAAGGACGGCATTGTCGGCATGAAATCCGATATGGGCGGTGCAGCGGCAGTACTCGGTGCCATGGAAGTCATCGGCGAACTGAAGCCTGAACAAAATGTTGTCGCTGTCATTCCTTCTACAGATAATATGGTGAGCGGAACCGCGTTTAAGCCGGATGATGTCATCACCTCCATGAGCGGAAAAACCATTGAAGTCCTTAACACAGATGCAGAAGGACGTCTGGCACTTGCTGATGCAGTAACATATGCGAAGCACCATGGAGCAGACTGTCTGGTGGATGTGGCAACCCTGACTGGCGGTGTCATTGTTGCACTGGGGGAAGAAACAACAGGTGCATTAACCAATAATGAAGAGTGGTTTGAACAGGTGCTGGAAGCCTCTTATGAAGCTGGCGAGCCGATTTGGCGGCTGCCTCTTTTCGAAAAAGATAAAGAAAGAATCAGAAGCAGCAAAATTGCGGATCTTAACAATTCACCCGGACGTGCCGGCCATGCAATCATGGGCGGAGGCTTTGTCGGTGAATTTGCCGAAGACACTCCATGGGTGCACCTCGATATTGCAGGTACAGCCACGACAGGAAAAAGCCATGATCTTGGACCAGACGGCGCGACAGGCGTAATGGTGCGTACATTGGCATTGCTGGTAGAAAGATTTGAAACAAAATAA
- a CDS encoding sulfite oxidase-like oxidoreductase — translation MYFGKIRKQTSGRVPPNQNVTTAFPVLHYGNVPYYKDMKEWNLQIFGDVEKELSFSHEEVMNLPQTQYKNDIHCVTGWSKLDNVWEGVSAAEIARRAGVKDTAQFVILHAEEGWTTNLPIKDFLKSTSLLAHTHNGEPLTPERGFPLRAVIPHLYFWKSAKWIRGIEFSKTDKPGFWERNGYHNYGDPFREQRFSWDD, via the coding sequence GTGTATTTTGGGAAAATCAGAAAACAGACCTCAGGCCGGGTACCGCCCAATCAAAACGTGACGACTGCCTTTCCTGTACTTCATTACGGAAATGTTCCGTACTATAAGGATATGAAGGAATGGAATCTGCAAATATTTGGAGATGTGGAAAAGGAATTATCTTTTTCTCATGAGGAGGTAATGAACCTTCCTCAGACTCAGTACAAGAATGATATCCACTGTGTCACGGGCTGGTCAAAGCTTGATAATGTCTGGGAGGGAGTCTCTGCCGCAGAGATCGCCAGGCGGGCAGGCGTAAAAGATACAGCACAATTTGTGATTCTTCATGCGGAAGAAGGGTGGACCACGAACCTTCCCATTAAAGATTTTCTAAAAAGCACCAGTCTGCTGGCACATACCCATAACGGCGAGCCCCTTACTCCCGAGCGCGGATTTCCGCTGCGGGCCGTGATCCCGCATCTGTATTTCTGGAAAAGTGCAAAGTGGATTAGAGGCATTGAGTTCTCTAAAACCGACAAGCCTGGTTTTTGGGAGAGAAACGGCTATCACAACTATGGAGACCCATTTCGAGAGCAACGGTTCAGCTGGGATGATTAA
- a CDS encoding YuiB family protein: MQMTIFVLPISMLLFFVLFFGIGFILNMLLRMSWIMAIIYPVIAIFIIDKVRFIEYFQKPGDSFSSLGVEMSSLALADILILSSGMAGAIVAGITIRLLRKKGYRMF, from the coding sequence ATGCAAATGACGATTTTCGTTTTGCCTATTTCGATGCTTCTGTTTTTTGTGCTGTTTTTTGGGATAGGTTTTATATTAAATATGCTGTTAAGAATGTCTTGGATTATGGCTATTATTTATCCTGTTATTGCCATTTTTATCATTGATAAAGTTCGTTTCATTGAGTACTTTCAAAAACCGGGGGACTCGTTTTCCAGTCTTGGAGTAGAAATGTCCAGCCTCGCTCTGGCTGACATCCTTATACTCAGCAGCGGAATGGCAGGCGCCATTGTTGCCGGAATTACGATTAGGCTGCTCCGTAAAAAAGGCTATCGGATGTTTTAA
- a CDS encoding cobalamin-binding protein, which produces MKILSLCPSNTELVEYLGLTDMLAGVDDYSDWPEQVSNLPRLGPDLSINMDKVAELKPDLVLASLSVPGMEKNVAELEKRQIPHIVLNPQSLADIANDLVFAAEKIGRPERGILAARQFTKKIEELQVISSRIEKKPSLYWEWWPKPVFTPGKVNWLTEISEIAGGRNLFADVELASVQTDWEDVLNRQPDYICLAWVGVRREKVNPEIVLKRPGWSEMEAVKQNRILVLEEELYCRPSPRLIEGAIKLAKKIHPQEFSI; this is translated from the coding sequence ATGAAAATCCTTTCCTTATGCCCAAGCAATACGGAATTAGTTGAATACTTGGGATTGACTGATATGCTTGCTGGTGTGGACGATTATTCGGATTGGCCGGAGCAAGTTTCCAATCTGCCCCGGCTGGGTCCTGACTTGTCTATTAATATGGATAAAGTGGCGGAATTGAAACCGGATCTTGTGCTTGCCTCCCTCAGTGTTCCGGGCATGGAAAAGAATGTAGCAGAGCTTGAAAAAAGACAGATTCCCCATATTGTCTTAAATCCCCAAAGTCTCGCAGATATTGCAAATGACCTGGTTTTTGCTGCTGAAAAAATCGGGAGGCCTGAGAGAGGAATTTTGGCGGCTAGACAGTTTACGAAGAAAATAGAAGAACTGCAGGTCATCTCAAGCAGGATTGAGAAAAAACCAAGCCTCTATTGGGAATGGTGGCCAAAGCCTGTGTTTACTCCTGGCAAAGTCAATTGGCTGACAGAAATCAGTGAAATAGCCGGTGGACGGAATTTATTTGCTGATGTTGAGCTTGCAAGTGTCCAGACTGATTGGGAGGATGTCCTGAATCGGCAGCCGGATTATATCTGTCTCGCCTGGGTCGGTGTCAGAAGAGAAAAGGTAAATCCGGAGATTGTCCTGAAACGTCCCGGCTGGAGTGAAATGGAAGCAGTAAAACAGAACAGAATCCTGGTTTTGGAAGAAGAACTGTATTGCAGGCCTTCACCGCGGCTGATTGAAGGGGCTATAAAATTAGCGAAAAAAATTCATCCTCAGGAATTTTCTATTTGA
- a CDS encoding DUF309 domain-containing protein: MEDYPLEYYEFFVSFNEGDYYTCHDLLEEMWMTDKGNLFFKGLLQMSVSIYHYEYGNVKGARLMMQAAHEYLQDYRPRHWGLDLEHVYGFIEECLSIFPKGIDRLPFDKIGILPKLPQLVLYLKD; encoded by the coding sequence ATGGAAGATTATCCTCTTGAGTACTATGAATTCTTTGTCAGTTTCAATGAAGGTGATTATTACACCTGCCATGATCTTCTTGAGGAAATGTGGATGACCGATAAAGGCAATTTGTTTTTTAAAGGCCTGCTGCAAATGAGCGTCAGCATTTATCATTATGAATATGGCAATGTCAAAGGTGCAAGGCTGATGATGCAGGCTGCACATGAATATTTGCAGGATTACAGGCCCAGACACTGGGGGCTGGATTTGGAGCACGTGTACGGGTTTATTGAGGAATGTCTCTCCATTTTTCCGAAAGGTATCGACCGGCTTCCATTTGATAAAATCGGTATTCTTCCTAAATTGCCTCAGCTGGTACTATATCTGAAGGATTAA
- a CDS encoding Na+/H+ antiporter family protein: MNAVILAVLIMLVLSLLRVNVVLALVAGALAGGLAGGLSIDKTIEVFSNGLGGSAEVALSYALLGGFALAISATGLPNLLVEWVLDKVGKDGESKGKTLSKALIVFSILAMSIFSQNLIPIHIAFIPILIPPLLKVMNELQIDRRLIASVVTFGLTAPYILLPAGFGQIFHGILAENMENSGLAVEMADIPKAMLIPTAGMVAGLLVALFVYRKKRDYRPSELIETEKGNYSKKGIIFSLIAIAAALIAQLQLDSMIFGALTGIIVIYISGAIKWNETDQLLTDGMKMMAFIGFVMLAAFGFADVLKETGDVDSLVAQAAEVIGNNKSLAALLMLLVGLLVTMGIGSSFSTIPIIATIFVPLALEVGFSPMATIALVGTAAALGDAGSPASDSTLGPTAGLNADGQHNHIWDTCVPTFLHYNIPLILFGWLAAMVL, translated from the coding sequence ATGAATGCAGTTATACTTGCAGTTTTGATCATGCTTGTTCTCAGCCTTCTGCGCGTCAATGTGGTTCTTGCTCTTGTGGCAGGTGCATTGGCAGGCGGGCTCGCAGGCGGATTAAGTATAGATAAAACCATTGAAGTTTTTTCAAATGGACTTGGAGGCAGTGCAGAGGTTGCATTGAGTTATGCGTTATTGGGCGGATTTGCCTTAGCCATTTCCGCAACAGGGCTTCCGAATCTATTAGTGGAATGGGTCCTTGACAAGGTCGGAAAAGACGGGGAGTCCAAAGGGAAAACATTATCAAAGGCACTCATCGTATTTTCTATATTAGCAATGTCTATTTTTTCCCAAAACTTAATTCCCATTCATATCGCGTTTATTCCCATTTTAATTCCGCCATTATTAAAGGTTATGAATGAGCTGCAAATAGACCGGCGTCTGATTGCGTCTGTAGTGACATTTGGTTTAACGGCTCCGTATATTTTGCTTCCTGCAGGCTTTGGCCAGATCTTCCACGGAATACTCGCAGAAAATATGGAGAACAGCGGGCTGGCAGTGGAAATGGCTGATATCCCGAAGGCAATGCTTATTCCTACAGCTGGTATGGTTGCGGGTCTTTTAGTGGCGTTATTTGTTTACCGTAAAAAGAGGGATTATCGTCCATCCGAATTAATTGAGACGGAAAAAGGCAATTACTCCAAAAAGGGTATTATTTTTTCACTCATTGCAATTGCGGCAGCTCTCATCGCTCAGCTTCAGCTTGATTCGATGATCTTTGGGGCTTTGACAGGTATTATAGTTATTTACATCAGCGGTGCGATTAAATGGAACGAGACAGATCAGCTTTTAACTGATGGTATGAAAATGATGGCATTCATTGGATTTGTCATGCTGGCTGCATTCGGATTTGCTGATGTATTAAAAGAAACAGGCGATGTTGATAGCCTTGTTGCACAGGCGGCTGAGGTAATTGGCAATAATAAATCACTTGCAGCCTTGCTGATGCTTCTTGTCGGCTTACTTGTTACAATGGGGATTGGATCTTCATTTTCAACCATCCCGATTATTGCAACTATATTTGTGCCGCTTGCACTGGAGGTTGGTTTCAGTCCGATGGCAACGATTGCTTTAGTGGGAACAGCCGCAGCTCTTGGAGATGCCGGTTCTCCTGCATCAGACAGTACATTGGGGCCAACAGCAGGCTTGAATGCAGATGGACAGCACAATCACATCTGGGATACATGTGTGCCAACATTCCTGCATTACAATATTCCGCTCATCCTGTTTGGATGGCTGGCGGCAATGGTCTTATAA